CCTTGTGTAACAACCTGAATTTTAGTATAATTATTATCGTAAGTCCACTTTTCTGCGGCATTCAATAATGTTTTACCAATTCCTTTACCTCTATATTCCTCATCAACGGCAACAATTCCAATATCACCTTTTCCATTTTTTTCAGATAAAGTTAACATACCTAATATGGAATCATTAACCTTATATACTAATGTGTTTTTAGCAATAGATAGATTAACGGAATTAATTATCCATTTCTTATATAATTCTTCAAATTTTTTTTTCGCTATTCGCTTATCATAATTAAATCGAGAATATTTACCACTTTGAACAGCTAAATCTAACATTTGTTCTGTAGGATACTCTAACCCATATTCAATAATATTTTTCTCATAGTAAGATGCTTCATTAACTCTTTTAAAATATGTTACTTTCTCATCAATCAATTCTATATTAAAATCAATTAAGTTTTTATTATTAATTTTTTCTTTCAAAAACACATAAACCAATTCAAAATTTTTATTTCGTAAGGTTTTTAATAAACCAGCCAATTGAAACTCATTAACCTTACTAGTTTCAATTTTTGCTACCTTATAGCCAAAAAATTCACTATCCCATAATAGTTCGATAAATTTCATAAAATATTTTTACTGTTTGTTAATAAAAATTTTTTCCACATTAGCTACAAAAACGCTCTGACTCAATAATTCTAATCCCAAATTTCTACAATTTGTTGACATTTCAAGTAATTCTTTATCGTTTAAAGACATTGCTTCTATAATTTTATTTCCCAAATCATTGGTGTTTTTTAGCTCCGCCAAAAAACCAGTTCTATTTGGAATTACAAGATCATTAGCAATACCCATTTCAAAAGAAATAACAGGAGTGCCGCTCATTACGGATTGATTAATCATAAAAGGGCCTGCATCTTCAATTGAAGGACATATATAAAAGTCGGCAGCCTGAAAAGCCGATGCCAACTCTTCATTATTTTTAAGCATGTTGACATATCTGTATTCAAACGGCAATTCAGCTTTAATACTATCTATATTATTGCCTGCTATTAAAAGGATAAGTTCTAAATCTTTATTTTGTTCTTGAACAAATTTTAGAGCTTTTACTAAATAGCTCATTCCCTTCCTTATTTCTTCTATAAATGTAGATCCGAAAAATAATACTTTTATTCCATTAGGTATATCGAATTGACTTCTAACATTATTGTTATTTATCAGTGGTTTAAAAACTTTATCATCAACTGGTAACATAAGCTTATGTACAGGCTTGCTTTTAAATAGCAAACTCTCTTTTGATTGCTTCAACAGCCTTTCAGTTCCTGCCAATAGATGAATGTCCGTTTTATCTATATATTTTTTCTTAAATTCTATATTTAGTGCCGATTGATCATTCACATCATTTGAATACATTCCGGGACATTTACCACAGCCTGTAATATATCTATTACAATCCCAGAAATAATGACATCCACCTGTCAGTGCAGCTGGATCCATTAAATACCAATAAATTGGAGCTCCTGTAGCTTTATTCAATTCATACAGATTTTCGAGGTTTAAAAATTTATTAGGAAATAAATACAATATAGCATCTGGTTTTGTCTTTAATTTTCTTAAAATACTTTTGGTACTATAATTTTGTTTAGAATTGTCATAGTCATTTATCGCATAAATATTATTCAATTTTATTCCTTTTTTTTTGAAAGAAAATATACTTTTTATAATCTTTCTTGATTTTCTTTTAATTTTGTGAATTAATATATCCAATGAGCTATTAATACTAATAATATCCTCTTCAATATGTTTTTCATGTTCAGCAACAATTATCGTAACTAAATGTTCCTTTTCTTTTAAACTCTTGTACAAATTATATGCAATTATACCTGAATTTTTATAAGGATTATTTGAAGTTAAAATTAGTATATTCATTATTGATTTTATTTGTCCCAAATGCCCTTTGCTTTTTTATTTACTATTTTTGAATATTGTATCGGAGCCAAGATTAAACCATAAAAATTACTTATAATGGATGCAATTACAAGTCCAATAATACCAAAATTAAAATATTTAATTAAAACAAATGCCGATAATAAAAATAATGAGACACCAAAAAAAGCTGCATACATTTGTAATTTAATTTTTCCAATCCCATTTAGAAATGTAACATAAACATTTCCAAAAGTAAAAGTCATAAAATAAATGAACAATACTAATGATAACTTAAACGGAATTATAATTTCATTTCCTATCCATAAGTGATAGAATGGATCTGC
The nucleotide sequence above comes from Aureibaculum algae. Encoded proteins:
- a CDS encoding GNAT family N-acetyltransferase, whose translation is MKFIELLWDSEFFGYKVAKIETSKVNEFQLAGLLKTLRNKNFELVYVFLKEKINNKNLIDFNIELIDEKVTYFKRVNEASYYEKNIIEYGLEYPTEQMLDLAVQSGKYSRFNYDKRIAKKKFEELYKKWIINSVNLSIAKNTLVYKVNDSILGMLTLSEKNGKGDIGIVAVDEEYRGKGIGKTLLNAAEKWTYDNNYTKIQVVTQGFNIPACKLYENRGFLKDKTEFVYHCWLKNK
- a CDS encoding glycosyltransferase; translated protein: MNILILTSNNPYKNSGIIAYNLYKSLKEKEHLVTIIVAEHEKHIEEDIISINSSLDILIHKIKRKSRKIIKSIFSFKKKGIKLNNIYAINDYDNSKQNYSTKSILRKLKTKPDAILYLFPNKFLNLENLYELNKATGAPIYWYLMDPAALTGGCHYFWDCNRYITGCGKCPGMYSNDVNDQSALNIEFKKKYIDKTDIHLLAGTERLLKQSKESLLFKSKPVHKLMLPVDDKVFKPLINNNNVRSQFDIPNGIKVLFFGSTFIEEIRKGMSYLVKALKFVQEQNKDLELILLIAGNNIDSIKAELPFEYRYVNMLKNNEELASAFQAADFYICPSIEDAGPFMINQSVMSGTPVISFEMGIANDLVIPNRTGFLAELKNTNDLGNKIIEAMSLNDKELLEMSTNCRNLGLELLSQSVFVANVEKIFINKQ